Genomic DNA from Candidatus Kaiserbacteria bacterium:
CCTCGGGTACCTCTGGGTAGAGTGTACGGAGCCGATGAGTCAACTCTGCATCTGAGAAATTGATACAGTCTGCAATGGAGAGTTCTTCACCGTTGTTTCCGCACAAAATGAGTGCATCTTCGTCGGTCTCCACACCCACTACAATCGCTGAGATGGCAGAATTATGCATGCCAAAAATCTCATCAAACTCATGCTTGAGTGTAAATGCTCCTTCGCGTGATGCCGCAATATTGTACTTGTGTCCCGCACATCCCCGATGGTCGTTGTGTTCCTTTGAGAAGTGGAACGTGCAGAGTGCGAGTGAGGAATGTCCTTCGCGTGCGACACGCTCCACCGCATCAAGTACCAAACGACCAAGGTATGGGTCACCCATGGTGAATATTCCACCAATGTTACGAAAAGGCTTTAAGATACCCATCGGTACACCCGTGATAAGCGGGAGATTAATTCGCCCATCCATGCATTTAAAGACAAGTATTTGTGTGGGATGCTTACCCGCATGACGAATACGGTCGTAGTACGCACCAGTGGTGTCGAATGCTCTATTGCGCTCTTCGTTGAGACTAAGAATTTCCGCTTTGAGACCCATGATTTTTTCCTCTCGTGTTATTAGATAATGAACTATGTAAAAAGAACTGAATCTCCGTTGAATGTGCAGTAAAACGGAACATTCAACGGAGATAATACGTGTAGTTGTACTACAAAATATAAAAATTGTGAAGTACAACAAGATTCATTGTATTCAAGAAGTGATACGTAGAGTCAATCTTGCATCTTTTTGCTATACTCATCGCATATGAAACACTTCAATGTGCGGTGCAGGGGGATTATTCTTCATGAGGGGAAGATGCTTATGGTGCGGCATCCACACCATCCTACTGATGTCGTCCTTCCGGGCGGACATTTGGAATTTGGTGAAGACCCTAAGGAATGTATACATAGAGAATTAGTGGAAGAACTCGGTGTGGTGCCGGTGATTGGGAGACTTCTCTACGTAAATACATTTATGGATAAGGAAGATAGGCAGCCAGTTGAGTTTTTCTTTGAGATTATGAATGGTGATGCGTATCTTAACTGCCACCTTCTCACCCGGACCCACGCACACGAACTCGTGGACATTGTGTGGGTAGCACCGACTGACGATGTACATATTTTGCCAGAAGCATTGGGAGAAGATTTTAGGACACGTGGAGTTCTTGGTGACGAAGTGCGGTTTATGAAGGGGTAGTGAGGTACAGAGGAAGAGTAATGAAACACAAAAGGGTCGCGAGCGAAGCTCGCGACCCTTTTAATATTTGTAATACCTACCATCCCAAATGCTTCATCGCATCCATGACGCGCACAAACCCACCAACATTTGCACCCTTCACATAATCAACACGATCACCCTCTTTCCCATATTGGACACAGGTTGCATGAATGCGTTCCATAATGAGACGGAGTTCTGCATCTACTTCATCAGTAGTCCACTGCGTGTGTCCTGCATTTTGGCTCATCTCTAGACCAGAGACCGCCACCCCACCCGCATTCACTGCTTTTGAAGGACCAAAAAGAATGCCAGCATGCTGGAATGTGTGGATTGCCTCAAGTGTGGAAGGCATGTTGGCACCTTCAGCAACAAGGAGTGCACCATTGGCGAGCATTGCTTTCGCATCAGCCTCATCAATTTCATTTTGTGTTGCTGCGGGCATGTATACCTCTGCAGCAACAGTCTGCCATGGCGTGCCCTCGTGATACTTTACCCCTTCCGGAAGCATGATGTCTTTCAGTGCCCCTTTGTTTTCCTTATGCTCTTTAACCATATCAATACATTCGCGTGTGAGTCCTTTATCACTATAGAGGTATCCTTCTCGGTCTGAGAGTGTGAGAGGAAATGCTCCTTCAGTAAGAAGTTTCTCAGCAATATGCGTGGCGACATTGCCAGAACCCGAAACAACAACACGCATATCTTTGAGGTTCTTGCCCGCATAAGCGAGCATGTTCTTTACAAAATATACAGCGCCGTACCCCGTTGCTTCAGTACGAATGAATGATCCGCCATACCCCGTACCTTTTCCGGTAAGGGTACCGTCGACGCGGTTTTGGAGTCTTTTATACGCGCCATAGAGATAGCCGATTTCACGACCTCCCACACCAATGTCGCCCGCAGGCACATCGGTGTTCGCACCAATGTACCGAGAAAGTTCAGTCATAAAGGCAACACAGAAACGACGCACCTCCGAGTCACTTTTCCCCTTGGGGTCAAAGTCGCTACCACCCTTACCACCACCAAGCGGGAGGCCGGTGAGTGCGTTTTTGAATATTTGTTCAAAACCCAAGAATTTGAGTACGTCCTCATTGACTGAGGAGTCAAAGCGGAGCCCTCCCTTGTATGGACCCAGAGCAGAATTGAACTGTACACGATACCCAATGTTGGTACGTATTGCTCCGTCATCTCCTTCCCAGACAACTTTAAAGACAATCATACGTTCGGGGATAGTGAGACGTTCGAGACGAGCGTATATTTCTTCACTCGTGTTCTGTGCGGCGAGGTAGGGAATGACACTGTCAAGAAACTCGGTGAGTGCCGCACGAAAAAGTGGTTGGTGCGTGTACTTGTCGGTGATGGCGTGTATTGAGTGTTCCATGGTATTCAAGAGTTACCGTTTAAGATATATATGGTATCACGAAATAGTATTGGGTTTGAAAATGAAAACAATTTCAAGTATGTATATTTGAAACTCATCCACAACATTTTCTAAATAATCATATTGATATCAGAGTTCGAGGTGTATACTACACGCAGACAGAACGCAAAAATCTCCTACGAATGTAGGAGATTTTTGTATTTGGGTATTAAAGTAACCTTTTACTGCCATTTGCTCTTTTTTCTCAACTTCACTCTCTAGCATTTTGTTCGATTCAATATCGGCAGTCTGTTATAATTTTATAATCTATGACAAATCTACATAGTGTTTCGAAATTTGAAAGGCCTCGTGAAAAATTGGCAAAATATGGTGTTGGAAAATTAACTAACACTGAACTCTTGGCGATATTGCTTCGAACTGGTACGAAAGAATTAAACGTATTGAAGTTAGCTCAGGCAATTTTGCGCAAGTTCGAGGATACACAAATTGTTGATCTAACTATTGCAGATTTAAAATCAATTCACGGAATCGGTACGGTAAAAGCCTGTGAA
This window encodes:
- a CDS encoding NUDIX domain-containing protein, which produces MKHFNVRCRGIILHEGKMLMVRHPHHPTDVVLPGGHLEFGEDPKECIHRELVEELGVVPVIGRLLYVNTFMDKEDRQPVEFFFEIMNGDAYLNCHLLTRTHAHELVDIVWVAPTDDVHILPEALGEDFRTRGVLGDEVRFMKG
- the gdhA gene encoding NADP-specific glutamate dehydrogenase — translated: MEHSIHAITDKYTHQPLFRAALTEFLDSVIPYLAAQNTSEEIYARLERLTIPERMIVFKVVWEGDDGAIRTNIGYRVQFNSALGPYKGGLRFDSSVNEDVLKFLGFEQIFKNALTGLPLGGGKGGSDFDPKGKSDSEVRRFCVAFMTELSRYIGANTDVPAGDIGVGGREIGYLYGAYKRLQNRVDGTLTGKGTGYGGSFIRTEATGYGAVYFVKNMLAYAGKNLKDMRVVVSGSGNVATHIAEKLLTEGAFPLTLSDREGYLYSDKGLTRECIDMVKEHKENKGALKDIMLPEGVKYHEGTPWQTVAAEVYMPAATQNEIDEADAKAMLANGALLVAEGANMPSTLEAIHTFQHAGILFGPSKAVNAGGVAVSGLEMSQNAGHTQWTTDEVDAELRLIMERIHATCVQYGKEGDRVDYVKGANVGGFVRVMDAMKHLGW